A genome region from Dolichospermum compactum NIES-806 includes the following:
- the thiD gene encoding bifunctional hydroxymethylpyrimidine kinase/phosphomethylpyrimidine kinase, translated as MTINKTFVPVALTIAGSDSGGGAGIQTDLRTFAFHCVHGTSAITCITAQNTVGVSRVDAIAPQSIIAQIQAVVEDIGVQAAKTGMLLNQEIIFAVAQQITAYKIENLVVDPVMVSRTGAQLIDDDAIQTLRKNLIPLAAIITPNRYEAQILSGFEITSLANMQAAAEMIHRELGVKAVLVKGGGMPGNLRGVDVWFDGEQLEILTTKQVETKNTHGTGCTLSAAIAANLALGKDLWTSVQIAKEYVTNALTYSLDIGKGQGPVGHFFPLLIK; from the coding sequence ATGACAATAAACAAAACTTTCGTTCCTGTTGCTTTAACTATTGCTGGTTCTGATAGTGGTGGGGGTGCAGGAATTCAAACTGATTTACGGACTTTTGCTTTTCACTGTGTTCACGGAACAAGTGCTATTACCTGCATTACAGCCCAAAATACTGTGGGAGTTAGTAGGGTTGATGCGATCGCTCCCCAGTCTATTATCGCTCAAATTCAGGCGGTTGTAGAGGACATTGGTGTACAGGCTGCAAAAACGGGAATGTTACTCAATCAAGAAATTATTTTCGCTGTAGCCCAGCAAATAACAGCTTATAAAATTGAGAATTTAGTGGTTGACCCTGTGATGGTATCACGCACAGGAGCGCAATTAATTGATGATGATGCGATACAAACTCTGCGGAAGAATTTAATTCCCTTAGCAGCTATTATTACCCCAAATCGCTATGAAGCGCAGATTTTAAGCGGGTTTGAAATTACTTCTTTAGCAAATATGCAAGCAGCGGCGGAAATGATCCATAGGGAATTGGGAGTTAAGGCTGTTTTAGTCAAGGGTGGGGGAATGCCGGGAAATTTGCGAGGTGTTGATGTTTGGTTTGACGGGGAACAATTGGAGATTTTGACAACGAAACAGGTAGAGACAAAAAATACTCATGGTACAGGTTGTACTCTATCAGCGGCGATCGCTGCTAATCTAGCTTTAGGTAAAGACCTCTGGACATCCGTGCAAATAGCCAAGGAATATGTAACAAATGCTCTTACCTATTCCTTGGATATTGGCAAAGGACAAGGACCAGTAGGACACTTTTTCCCATTATTGATAAAATAG
- a CDS encoding NAD(P)H-quinone oxidoreductase subunit H — protein MSRIETRTEPMVLNMGPHHPSMHGVLRLIMTLDGEDVVDCEPVIGYLHRGMEKIAENRTTIMYVPYVSRWDYAAGMFNEAVTVNAPEKLAGITVPKRASYIRVIMLELNRIANHLLWFGPFLADVGAQTPFFYQFREREMIYDLWEAATGYRMVNHNYFRVGGVAVDLPYGWVDKCLDFCDYFIPKVDEYERLVTNNPIFRRRIEGLGTISREEAINWGLSGPMLRASGVKWDLRKVDHYECYDDFDWDVQWETVGDCLARYMVRMREMRESVKIIRQAIAGLPGGPYENLEAKRLMAGKKSEWDAFDYQFVAKKVSPTFKVPKGEIYSRVESGKGELGIYLVGDNNVFPWRWKIRAADFNNLQILPHLLRGMKVADIVVILGSIDVIMGSVDR, from the coding sequence ATGAGTAGAATAGAAACGCGCACCGAACCGATGGTGCTAAATATGGGTCCTCATCACCCATCAATGCACGGTGTTTTACGCTTAATTATGACCCTAGATGGGGAAGATGTCGTTGACTGTGAACCAGTTATAGGCTACCTGCACCGGGGAATGGAGAAAATTGCCGAAAACCGCACTACAATCATGTACGTCCCCTATGTCAGCCGTTGGGACTACGCTGCGGGGATGTTTAACGAAGCGGTGACAGTCAACGCACCGGAAAAATTAGCAGGTATCACTGTACCTAAACGCGCCAGCTATATCCGCGTGATTATGCTGGAATTAAACCGCATTGCAAATCACTTATTATGGTTTGGTCCGTTCTTAGCTGACGTGGGCGCACAAACACCCTTTTTCTACCAATTCCGGGAACGGGAAATGATTTATGATCTGTGGGAAGCTGCAACTGGCTACCGCATGGTTAATCACAATTATTTTCGGGTTGGTGGTGTAGCTGTGGATTTACCCTATGGTTGGGTAGATAAGTGTTTAGATTTCTGCGACTACTTCATTCCCAAAGTTGATGAGTATGAACGCTTAGTTACCAATAACCCCATTTTCCGCCGCCGGATTGAAGGTTTGGGAACTATTAGCCGTGAAGAGGCTATTAACTGGGGACTTTCTGGACCAATGTTACGGGCTTCTGGGGTAAAATGGGATTTACGGAAAGTTGACCACTACGAATGTTACGATGATTTCGATTGGGATGTTCAGTGGGAAACTGTTGGTGATTGTCTTGCCCGTTACATGGTACGGATGCGAGAAATGCGCGAATCTGTGAAAATTATTCGGCAAGCGATCGCAGGATTACCTGGTGGACCTTATGAAAACCTAGAAGCCAAGCGGTTAATGGCTGGGAAAAAATCTGAATGGGATGCTTTTGATTACCAATTCGTGGCTAAAAAAGTTTCTCCTACTTTCAAAGTCCCCAAGGGTGAAATTTACTCCCGTGTCGAAAGTGGTAAGGGAGAATTAGGAATTTATTTAGTTGGTGATAATAATGTTTTCCCTTGGCGTTGGAAAATCCGCGCCGCAGATTTCAACAACTTACAAATTCTACCTCATTTACTGCGAGGAATGAAGGTTGCAGATATCGTGGTTATTCTCGGTAGTATTGACGTAATTATGGGTTCTGTTGATAGATAA
- the rsmH gene encoding 16S rRNA (cytosine(1402)-N(4))-methyltransferase RsmH gives MKSDSQTPIDLEEVTFSHIPVLSQEVITGLNIQPGGNYLDLTVGGGGHSRLILETAEDVKVTAVDQDEDALNAAKENLTEFGNRVKFIHSNFANYQFPENTYHGILADLGVSSYHLDNPERGFSFRNTANLDMRMNQQQSLTAGDIINEWDEQELADIFFKYGEERLSRRIARRIVEKRPFNTTTELANAIAYSVPPKYRHGRIHPATRVFQALRIAVNDELKVLETLIEKAPNALIPEGRIAIISFHSLEDRPVKHGLRNSPSLRILTKKPIIATEEEIKENPRSRSAKLRIAEKKNTD, from the coding sequence ATGAAATCAGATTCACAAACCCCCATAGATTTAGAAGAAGTTACATTTTCCCATATTCCTGTTCTCAGTCAAGAAGTGATTACAGGTTTAAATATTCAACCTGGTGGAAATTATTTAGATTTAACCGTTGGTGGTGGTGGTCACAGTCGGTTAATATTAGAAACTGCTGAAGATGTGAAAGTTACCGCAGTTGACCAAGATGAAGATGCTTTAAATGCAGCAAAAGAGAATCTAACAGAATTTGGAAATAGAGTCAAATTTATTCATAGCAACTTTGCTAATTACCAATTTCCAGAAAATACCTATCATGGAATTTTAGCCGATTTGGGAGTAAGTTCCTATCATTTAGATAACCCAGAACGGGGTTTTAGTTTTAGAAATACTGCTAATTTAGATATGCGAATGAACCAGCAACAATCCCTCACTGCTGGAGATATTATCAATGAATGGGACGAACAAGAATTAGCAGATATTTTCTTTAAATATGGTGAAGAGAGACTTTCTCGCAGAATAGCCAGAAGAATAGTTGAAAAACGCCCATTTAACACTACCACAGAATTAGCCAATGCGATCGCCTATTCCGTCCCTCCTAAATATCGTCATGGGAGAATTCACCCCGCAACCCGTGTTTTTCAAGCTTTGCGAATTGCTGTCAATGACGAATTAAAAGTCCTAGAAACCTTAATAGAAAAAGCACCTAACGCGCTAATTCCTGAAGGAAGAATAGCTATTATCAGTTTTCACAGTTTAGAAGACAGACCGGTGAAACATGGCTTGAGAAATTCCCCCTCCTTGCGAATATTGACAAAAAAACCCATAATTGCCACAGAAGAAGAAATTAAAGAAAACCCCCGTTCCCGTTCTGCTAAATTGAGAATAGCAGAAAAGAAAAATACAGATTAG
- a CDS encoding photosystem II S4 domain protein translates to MLPREELLKGVENRDTVARVIDQADQAIKTWEVVFTDFLSPPELAEIQRVFSRLTEVHSVAWGGYPQAERQRLAIARADLPLDQSEVAIVALEIAGNFLFDTANHRDFLGAMLGTGIVREKTGDVIVLGERGAQVIVVPELVEFLEMSLQQVRSVPVKTRRIEINELKIREPKKKEMTTVEASLRLDAVASAGFGMSRSKMVDLIDSNDVRVNWKEVTQASSHVKTGDLIAIRGKGRLEVGEIAVTKKDRYRVQLTRYM, encoded by the coding sequence ATGCTACCTAGAGAAGAACTTTTAAAAGGTGTTGAAAACCGCGATACTGTTGCCCGTGTAATTGATCAAGCAGATCAAGCCATAAAGACCTGGGAAGTGGTATTTACAGATTTTTTGTCTCCGCCGGAGTTGGCGGAAATTCAAAGGGTATTTAGCCGCTTAACGGAGGTGCATTCGGTAGCGTGGGGTGGATATCCACAGGCGGAAAGACAAAGGTTAGCTATCGCTCGTGCTGATTTACCATTAGATCAGTCTGAAGTGGCGATTGTGGCTTTAGAAATTGCTGGTAATTTCTTGTTTGATACAGCAAATCACCGGGATTTTTTAGGCGCAATGCTGGGAACGGGGATTGTGCGAGAAAAAACCGGAGATGTGATTGTATTGGGGGAAAGAGGGGCGCAGGTGATTGTTGTCCCTGAATTGGTAGAATTTTTAGAGATGAGTTTACAACAGGTGCGTTCTGTGCCAGTGAAAACTCGACGCATTGAAATTAATGAGTTAAAAATCCGCGAACCGAAGAAGAAGGAAATGACGACTGTAGAGGCTTCTTTGCGGTTAGATGCGGTGGCTTCGGCTGGATTTGGGATGTCCCGCAGTAAAATGGTGGATTTGATTGACTCGAATGATGTGCGTGTCAATTGGAAGGAAGTCACCCAAGCCAGTTCTCACGTTAAAACAGGGGATTTAATCGCAATTCGGGGAAAAGGGCGGTTGGAAGTTGGAGAAATTGCGGTGACGAAAAAGGATCGCTATCGGGTGCAATTGACTAGATATATGTAG
- a CDS encoding TolC family protein, protein MKGQQLFHCFLPGVTVAVLTTQPAWATVIKVSQLQLTSSPSVLISTNSRNSFTDNSLQPKSNVKSNPGLLPANYFSQGSINPVGNRSLPIIMADNYLSTEGEKSSPKYDSRFVSFSDLSNSNNNLLFASNSQLGSLSNSDQEVINGDVEVSKLLESSNCPQSQPKSQAALLLTSNTCLSQNNSLIAQTTVPTTTETSTPPTAENVNSAPSQPVDFPNVPNELNPSPNPLLYPTQAEEVKVQGTQPISLSQALELAKRNNNDLQVSVLQLERSKSVLREAQAALMPSVDLSGDVTNSRSASSTLQFDQARQTNPLVGDAPSTTTFSGTAQIRYDLYTSGRRNAAIKEAQERIRVQELDVERQSEEIRLNVAKAYYDLQQADENVRISQSAVTNAQASLKDAVALERAGVGTRFDVLRSQVNLANSQQELTSAFSQQQIARRKLAPLLNLPQSASISAGDPVKLAGLWQHPLEQSIVLAYQNRPELQQNLAQRNISEAQRKQALAALGPQVSLVGRYNLLDQFDDGTSVSDGYSLGVQATFSLYDGGAAKARAAQSKTNTAIAETQFSEQRNQIRFQVEQAYSTQASNLENVQTSNVALEQAKESLRLARLRFQAGVGTQTDVINALNDLTRSEGNRVKAILDYNRALTELQRYVTTRGLNQLQESGVK, encoded by the coding sequence GTGAAAGGACAGCAATTATTCCATTGTTTCTTACCTGGTGTAACAGTAGCAGTATTAACAACTCAGCCCGCTTGGGCTACTGTTATTAAAGTAAGTCAGTTACAGCTAACGTCTTCTCCTAGTGTGTTAATTTCTACTAATAGTAGGAATTCATTCACAGACAATAGCCTACAGCCCAAAAGTAACGTTAAAAGTAACCCAGGATTATTACCTGCTAATTATTTTAGTCAAGGTAGTATCAACCCTGTTGGCAACCGCAGTCTACCTATAATCATGGCTGACAATTATCTCAGCACTGAGGGAGAAAAAAGTTCTCCAAAATATGACAGTAGATTTGTAAGTTTTTCTGATTTATCAAATTCAAATAATAATTTACTGTTTGCGAGTAATTCTCAGTTAGGTAGTTTAAGTAACTCTGATCAGGAAGTGATCAATGGTGATGTTGAGGTATCAAAGTTACTAGAGTCTAGTAATTGTCCACAATCACAGCCCAAGAGTCAAGCAGCTTTGCTACTTACTAGTAACACCTGCTTATCTCAAAATAATAGTTTGATAGCACAAACAACTGTTCCGACTACGACAGAAACCAGTACACCTCCGACCGCAGAAAATGTCAATTCTGCACCTAGTCAACCTGTAGATTTTCCTAATGTTCCTAACGAATTGAATCCTAGTCCTAATCCGCTGTTATATCCGACGCAAGCAGAGGAAGTGAAAGTTCAAGGAACTCAGCCAATTAGTTTATCACAGGCGCTGGAACTGGCTAAACGGAATAATAATGATTTACAGGTGTCCGTACTGCAACTGGAACGGAGTAAATCGGTTTTACGTGAAGCTCAAGCGGCTTTAATGCCTAGCGTGGATTTGAGTGGTGATGTGACAAATAGTCGCAGTGCTAGTAGTACACTACAGTTTGATCAAGCTAGACAGACTAATCCTTTGGTGGGTGATGCTCCTTCGACTACTACATTTAGCGGTACTGCACAGATAAGATACGATCTGTACACCTCTGGTAGACGTAATGCAGCGATTAAAGAGGCACAAGAAAGGATACGGGTGCAAGAGTTAGATGTGGAGAGACAATCTGAGGAAATTCGCCTGAATGTGGCTAAGGCATATTATGATTTGCAACAAGCTGATGAAAATGTGAGAATTTCTCAGTCAGCGGTTACAAATGCTCAGGCGAGTTTGAAGGATGCAGTGGCTTTAGAACGGGCGGGTGTGGGTACTCGTTTCGATGTGTTGCGATCGCAGGTGAATTTAGCTAACTCCCAACAGGAATTAACTAGCGCCTTTTCTCAACAACAAATTGCCCGTCGTAAGCTAGCACCGCTGTTGAATTTACCCCAATCAGCGAGTATTAGTGCGGGTGATCCTGTAAAATTGGCAGGTTTATGGCAACATCCACTAGAGCAAAGTATTGTTTTAGCTTATCAAAATCGTCCCGAACTACAACAGAACTTAGCACAGCGCAATATCAGCGAGGCTCAAAGAAAACAAGCATTAGCAGCTTTGGGTCCCCAGGTAAGTTTGGTAGGTAGATATAACTTGTTAGATCAGTTTGATGATGGAACAAGCGTGAGTGATGGTTATTCTTTGGGAGTACAAGCCACCTTCAGTTTATATGATGGTGGGGCAGCAAAAGCCAGAGCAGCCCAATCTAAGACCAATACTGCGATCGCTGAAACTCAATTTTCTGAACAGCGCAACCAAATCCGCTTTCAAGTAGAACAGGCATACTCTACCCAGGCTTCAAACTTAGAAAATGTGCAAACTTCTAATGTGGCTTTAGAACAAGCTAAAGAGTCTTTGCGGTTAGCGCGGTTAAGATTCCAAGCAGGTGTCGGGACTCAAACTGATGTAATTAACGCATTAAATGATCTCACCCGTTCAGAAGGTAATCGCGTCAAAGCAATATTGGATTACAACCGGGCTTTAACAGAATTACAAAGATACGTTACCACTAGGGGTTTGAATCAGTTACAGGAATCAGGAGTCAAGTAA
- the kaiC gene encoding circadian clock protein KaiC translates to MNKKEQPEQKKIPIGVEKIRTMIEGFDDISHGGLPVGRTTLVSGTSGTGKTLLSLQFLYNGITYFDEPGVFVTFEESPSDIIKNAHIFDWNLQQLIDEGKLFILDASPDPEGQDIVGNFDLSALIERLQYAIRKYKAKRVSIDSMTAIFQQYEAIGVVRREIFRLVARLKLLNVTTIITTERGEEYGPVASFGVEEFVSDNVVISRNVLEGERRRRTIEILKLRGTTHMKGEYPFTITNEGINIFPLGAMRLTQRSSNVRVSSGVKVLDEMCGGGFFKDSIILATGATGTGKTLLVSKFIQDGCINGERAILFAYEESRAQLSRNAHSWGIDFEELEHQGLLKIICTYPESTGLEDHLQIIKSEISHFKPARIAIDSLSAMARGVSNNAFRQFVIGVTGYAKQEEITGFFTNTTDQFLGSNSITDSHISTITDTILMLQYVEIRGEMSRAINVFKMRGSWHDKGIREYNITADGPDIKDSFRNYERIISGAPTRVSIDEKAELSRIVKRFEDKPSSDL, encoded by the coding sequence ATGAATAAAAAAGAGCAACCTGAACAAAAAAAAATACCTATTGGTGTCGAAAAAATTCGCACGATGATCGAAGGCTTTGACGATATCAGTCATGGCGGTTTACCTGTTGGTCGAACTACCTTAGTTAGTGGAACTTCAGGAACTGGCAAAACTTTATTATCACTGCAATTCCTTTATAATGGCATCACCTACTTCGACGAACCAGGAGTATTTGTTACCTTTGAAGAATCACCCAGTGACATTATTAAAAATGCCCATATTTTTGATTGGAATTTACAACAGTTGATTGATGAAGGTAAATTATTTATTCTCGACGCATCTCCTGACCCAGAAGGTCAAGACATAGTAGGTAATTTTGATTTATCTGCCCTGATTGAACGTTTACAATATGCCATTCGTAAATACAAAGCTAAACGGGTTTCCATTGATTCCATGACAGCCATATTTCAACAATATGAAGCTATCGGAGTCGTGCGGCGGGAAATTTTTCGGTTAGTAGCACGGCTAAAACTACTGAATGTGACTACCATCATTACCACTGAACGGGGTGAAGAATATGGGCCAGTAGCATCCTTTGGAGTCGAAGAATTTGTTTCCGATAATGTAGTAATTTCTCGTAACGTTTTAGAAGGAGAACGCCGCCGCCGAACTATAGAAATTCTCAAATTACGGGGAACAACCCACATGAAAGGTGAATATCCCTTCACAATTACCAATGAAGGAATTAATATATTTCCCTTGGGAGCAATGCGTTTAACACAACGATCTTCTAATGTGCGTGTATCTTCGGGAGTAAAAGTTCTTGATGAAATGTGTGGTGGTGGTTTCTTTAAAGATTCGATTATTTTAGCCACAGGAGCTACAGGTACTGGTAAAACTTTATTAGTTAGTAAGTTTATTCAAGATGGCTGCATTAATGGTGAACGAGCAATATTATTTGCCTATGAAGAATCTCGCGCCCAACTTTCCCGCAATGCCCATTCTTGGGGCATAGATTTTGAAGAATTAGAACATCAAGGATTACTGAAAATTATTTGTACCTATCCTGAATCAACTGGTTTAGAAGATCACTTACAAATTATTAAATCAGAAATCTCCCATTTTAAACCTGCTCGTATTGCCATTGATTCACTTTCTGCAATGGCTAGAGGTGTTAGTAATAATGCTTTTCGTCAGTTTGTAATTGGTGTCACAGGTTATGCTAAACAAGAAGAAATTACTGGTTTTTTTACCAATACCACAGACCAATTTCTGGGTTCTAATTCCATTACTGACTCCCACATTTCTACGATTACAGACACAATTTTGATGTTACAATATGTAGAAATTCGGGGAGAAATGTCACGGGCAATTAACGTATTTAAAATGCGTGGCTCATGGCACGATAAGGGCATTCGTGAATATAATATTACGGCAGATGGTCCCGATATTAAAGATTCATTCCGTAATTATGAGCGAATTATTAGTGGTGCGCCTACCCGCGTTAGTATAGACGAAAAAGCAGAACTTTCTCGGATTGTCAAACGTTTTGAAGACAAACCGAGTTCTGATCTCTAA
- the kaiB gene encoding circadian clock protein KaiB gives MNEAKKTYVLKLYVAGNTPNSMRALKTLKNILDEEFQGVYALKVIDVLKNPQLAEEDKILATPTLSKILPPPVRKIIGDLTDRERVLIGLDLLYEELNEEYGKE, from the coding sequence ATGAATGAAGCTAAAAAAACCTATGTTCTCAAGCTATATGTAGCAGGAAATACCCCTAATTCAATGCGGGCTTTGAAAACACTCAAAAATATTTTAGATGAAGAATTTCAAGGAGTTTATGCATTAAAAGTAATTGATGTCCTGAAAAACCCTCAGTTAGCCGAAGAGGATAAAATACTCGCTACACCAACACTATCCAAAATTTTGCCCCCTCCTGTGCGGAAAATTATTGGTGATTTAACAGATAGAGAAAGAGTATTAATTGGGTTGGATCTGCTTTACGAAGAATTGAATGAAGAATATGGGAAAGAATAA
- a CDS encoding circadian clock protein KaiA encodes MSHFHPQNPLPKLDIQDNHILAFGKQKKNQIFQDMTANEKQELLAELKADYRQIIINYFISDKTLQEKLDKFINALFYTSIPIPQIIEMHMEIIDEFAKQLRIEGRSDETLLDYRLTLIDILAHLCEVYRCSVAKIS; translated from the coding sequence TTGTCCCATTTTCATCCACAAAACCCTCTGCCAAAATTAGATATTCAAGATAATCATATCTTGGCTTTTGGCAAACAGAAAAAGAACCAAATTTTTCAGGATATGACTGCTAACGAAAAACAGGAACTGTTAGCAGAACTTAAGGCAGATTACCGTCAAATTATTATAAATTATTTTATCAGTGACAAAACATTACAAGAAAAACTTGATAAATTTATTAATGCTCTATTTTATACCAGTATTCCCATACCACAAATTATAGAAATGCACATGGAAATCATTGATGAATTTGCCAAGCAATTAAGAATAGAAGGCAGAAGTGATGAAACACTGCTCGATTATCGTTTAACCTTAATAGATATTTTGGCACATCTTTGTGAAGTTTATCGCTGTTCTGTTGCTAAAATCAGTTGA
- a CDS encoding IS701 family transposase — protein sequence MKFTKLNYCQYLLSSQINYTMTNLAEHLDNISHDKINYYLKNEKLTPRLLWDNVKDIIVRDENAYIIFDDTVLNKRFSEKIEIVRRQYSGNEHGIVKGIGIVNCIYVNPKTLKFWVIDYRIFNPDNDGLSKVDHVKNMLQGLVYQKVLPFDTVLMDTWYAVNNLMLYIDSLDKVYYCPLKINRLVDDSFGKEKYKNIESLSWSEDELECGKIIKIKAFPSEKKVKLFRVTISTDRTDYIATNDISQSSMDVTQQVCKIRWKIEEFHREIKQLTGIESCQCRKGRLQRNHIACAMLVWLRLKNLAYNTGQTIYQIKHNLLSNYLIGQLKRPDIAMSMV from the coding sequence ATGAAATTTACTAAACTTAATTACTGCCAGTATTTACTTAGCAGTCAAATCAACTACACAATGACTAATCTAGCAGAACATTTAGACAATATTAGTCACGATAAAATTAATTATTATTTAAAAAATGAGAAATTGACTCCTCGGTTACTTTGGGATAATGTGAAAGATATAATTGTCCGGGACGAGAATGCTTATATTATATTTGATGACACAGTTTTAAACAAAAGATTTTCAGAAAAGATTGAAATAGTGCGAAGGCAATATAGTGGAAATGAGCATGGCATCGTCAAAGGAATTGGAATAGTCAATTGTATATATGTTAATCCTAAAACTCTCAAATTTTGGGTAATAGATTATCGTATTTTTAACCCTGACAATGATGGTTTAAGTAAAGTTGACCATGTGAAAAATATGTTGCAAGGGCTTGTATATCAAAAGGTTCTGCCATTTGATACAGTTTTAATGGATACTTGGTATGCAGTTAACAATTTAATGCTTTATATTGATAGTCTAGATAAAGTTTATTATTGTCCTTTAAAGATTAATCGTTTGGTTGATGATAGTTTTGGCAAAGAAAAATATAAAAATATTGAATCATTGTCATGGAGTGAAGATGAGTTAGAATGTGGTAAAATTATCAAGATAAAAGCATTCCCCTCCGAGAAAAAAGTGAAGCTATTCCGGGTTACTATCTCTACCGATAGAACGGACTATATCGCAACTAATGATATATCTCAAAGTTCTATGGATGTTACACAACAGGTGTGTAAAATCCGTTGGAAAATAGAAGAGTTTCACAGGGAGATAAAACAATTAACTGGCATTGAATCATGTCAGTGTCGCAAAGGTCGTCTTCAAAGAAATCATATAGCTTGTGCTATGTTGGTTTGGCTAAGACTAAAAAACTTAGCTTACAACACAGGTCAAACTATTTATCAAATTAAGCATAATTTGCTTTCTAATTATTTAATAGGACAACTAAAACGTCCAGATATTGCTATGTCAATGGTTTAG